CTGAATATTCTTTTCCGTCAGTTTACCGTATCCCCGCAGTTTTTTAAACGTGCCCTGCAGCGACTGGGTCAATGTATCAAACATGATCTGCGTCTTTTCTGTTGCTGTGTTCCAAACTATTCATTACATGGACTGTTTTTCATATCGCAACTCCCGCCCGTTGCAAAGGGATTTTTCAATTCTTCCTGGTGTTCCTGTATATAATCACGAATGAAAACATCCGCTCTAGACATGGCATACACCGACAGCCTATCCGGGGTAACCCATGCAAAATCAGCACATTCCACACACGCGATATCGCCTCCCGTCCAGCGGGTCAGCCACGCATGCAGCGTGATTTTAAAATGCGAGTAGGCGTGCCGCACAGTGATGAGATGACGCAGGGATATCGTGTCGATTCGCAGTTCCTCCATCAGCTCCCTGCGAATACAATCCGGAATCGACTCCCCTCCCAGTGCCTTTCCCCCGGGAAATTCCCATAAACCGCCCAGCATATCTCTGCTGCGGCGCTGTGCAATTAATACATACCCCGCCTCATTGATCACCACCCCCGCGCCTACCTCATAATGCGGAACAGCTTTCTTCTTTTTCTGTACAGGATAGGCCATGGGATCACCTGTCTGAAAAGCCTGACAGCCGGCCGCAAACGGGCATTGAATGCAGTCAGGACTGCGAGGGAGACAGCATGTCGCCCCCAGCTCCATCATCGCTTCATTAAATAACCCCGGACGCGACGAATCCATCATCTCCGAGGCCAGATCGCGCACCATGGCACGAGTGCGCGATAGATGGGTCAAACCATCCAGGGCAAACAACCTCGTTATCACGCGGACAACATTCCCATCCACAACCGGCACCGCCTCACCGAACGCCAGACTGGCCACGGCGGCCGCCGTATAAGGACCGATACCCGGCAGCGTCAGCAGCACATCATAACGATCAGGAATCACGCCATTCATGCTCTCGCACACCGCCTGTGCAGCGGCATGAAGGTGATGCACCCGACGATAATATCCAAGACCTTCCCACATCTTCAAAACATCATCCACCGAGGCCGAGGCCAGAGACTGAACATCCGGGAAACACTCCATAAAACGCAGAAAATATGGTGTCGCCTGATCCACCCGAGTCTGCTGCAGCATAAATTCAGAGACAAGCACTCGGTACGGCGAACGATTCACCCGCCAAGGCAGTGGACGCATGCGCGGTACAAACCAGTCAATCAATACATCAGCCCGTTGCGACATCACCTTATATTACTCCAAATCCAAAAAAGGATCATCCACTTCTGTGCGCCCTTCTTCCAGAGTGGATGAATGATGATATAAGCGCTTGCGTGCTTGATCCTCTTCTGCTTTCAACACGGTAGCGGGTCCCACCATGTTCATCAGCACATCGGCATTCCACTGATATCCCCGTTTTTCTATCAGATAATCAGACTGAACGACCGTATAGGTATAACGGACATCAAACCGCCCTTCCGCAATGCGTAGCGCCGTCCAGCGCGGAAAAAGAACCTGACCATCAATCCGATCCGCCTCCTCGCTCAGCCAGCCCGCAACCGTCGTATTCGTACCCTGCGACGGCGTAGCATCCATCACAAGCTGGATCGCATCCTTCTTCTGCACAGCAATGTCCTTTTCACTGGACCGCTGACCTCTGCGGATTTCCGGCGGGGTATTCTGTTCATCCATGGGCGAACACCCCGTGAACATCCAGACCACGCCGATCAAAACCAGCGTCCTTCCAACCCATTTGCCCATACAATTCCATTCATTCAAAATTATTCTGCATATACCCCCCTGATTCAATATTTCTAAGGTCATTAAACAAGCAGAAAAACAAATTAAGTCAGAGACGGCTGGCTCCATTGCGTTATCGCACTGCCCTAAAAACCATCGTACGAAAGTAAAGAAAGTGAAGCACGCCCCTCCGGGAAGGTAGTCCTGAAGGGCATAATTTACAGAAACCTTGTTACACTATCCACACAAACGCTTGCAAACTGGAAACATTTACTTGGAAGAACTGCATAAGAACGGCATGCTTCCCGCGTTGAACTCCCACAATCCTTTTGATCCCAAAGCCTGATGCCATAGCGAATTACAATTTTCACAAAAGGACATAAAGAGGAAATTTACTATGCACAACCCTACAGATATTCGCATTGCAGAGCAAAAACGCATCATGGAGGAAGGTTTGGAGATTGAAGTCGGTCACATTGATGCCCTTCCCCTGCCCCTCCCGAGGATTCCTGTTATGTAACAGAGGTTCTGCATGGCGGACTTACGGCGGTAGTCTATGGTCTAGAGGTTGAAGGCAAAAAATATGCGCTAAAAAAGAAGTGACCGGTGGCCAAAGTGGCCAATTTCGATGGTCAGGCATCCTTTTTGACCGAAATGCAACGGAGAGCTGACTTCACACGTCTAAAAAGTGATGCAAAAACCGCGAAAAGCCATGAAAAAAAATAAAGGACAGTCTATATTTTATCATAACCATAATATTTCGTTCAAATTTTATCAAAAAATCAGGAATCACTGCTGAAATCTCAAACAA
Above is a genomic segment from Spartobacteria bacterium containing:
- the mutY gene encoding A/G-specific adenine glycosylase encodes the protein MMSQRADVLIDWFVPRMRPLPWRVNRSPYRVLVSEFMLQQTRVDQATPYFLRFMECFPDVQSLASASVDDVLKMWEGLGYYRRVHHLHAAAQAVCESMNGVIPDRYDVLLTLPGIGPYTAAAVASLAFGEAVPVVDGNVVRVITRLFALDGLTHLSRTRAMVRDLASEMMDSSRPGLFNEAMMELGATCCLPRSPDCIQCPFAAGCQAFQTGDPMAYPVQKKKKAVPHYEVGAGVVINEAGYVLIAQRRSRDMLGGLWEFPGGKALGGESIPDCIRRELMEELRIDTISLRHLITVRHAYSHFKITLHAWLTRWTGGDIACVECADFAWVTPDRLSVYAMSRADVFIRDYIQEHQEELKNPFATGGSCDMKNSPCNE